One window of the Pyxicephalus adspersus chromosome 5, UCB_Pads_2.0, whole genome shotgun sequence genome contains the following:
- the SHH gene encoding sonic hedgehog protein yields the protein MSTCLGGNRWILLQTGCAHGPRRQKEAISHSAVLAAQRIHMDEMLLLRRILLLGLITSALVCPPALTCGPGRGIGRKRPPKKLTPLAYKQFIPNVAEKTLGASGRYEGKITRNSERFKELTPNYNSDIIFKDEENTAADRLMTQRCKDKLNALAISVMNQWPGVKLRVTEGWDEDGHHSEESLHYEGRAVDITTSDRERSKYGMLARLAVEAGFDWVYYESKAHIHCSVKAENSVAAKSGGCFPANASVSLEGGGTKAIKDLRPGDRVLAANEEGKLVYSDFLTFLDKQESEKKVFYVIETTEPKRSIRLTAAHLIFVSQSPANGTRSFKSVFASNIKPGDQVFLANHEMMDLKVVTVEKVHLEEDIGAYAPVTSHGTVVINGVLASCYAVIEEHSWAHMAFAPLRFAFKLFSYFSSKDYYNPSPTYLHVEGIHWYSQFLYQLGTWILDNDSLHPLGMSARSS from the exons ATGAGCACCTGTCTTGGAGGGAATCGGTGGATATTGTTGCAGACAGGCTGCGCGCACGGACCTAGAAGACAGAAGGAAGCGATCTCTCATAGCGCTGTGCTGGCTGCCCAGAGGATTCACATGGACGAGATGCTGCTACTCCGGAGAATTCTTCTGCTGGGGCTTATAACGAGCGCTCTGGTCTGCCCTCCTGCCCTTACTTGTGGACCGGGCAGGGGCATTGGCAGGAAAAGACCCCCTAAAAAGCTGACCCCCCTAGCCTATAAGCAATTCATCCCCAACGTCGCCGAGAAGACTCTGGGGGCTAGTGGAAGATATGAAGGAAAGATTACTAGGAACTCCGAGAGGTTTAAAGAGCTCACCCCAAATTATAACTCTGACATCATTTTTAAAGACGAGGAGAACACAGCAGCGGACAGGCTCATGACTCAG AGATGCAAAGACAAACTCAATGCCTTGGCAATCTCAGTTATGAATCAGTGGCCGGGCGTGAAATTACGGGTGACAGAGGGCTGGGATGAAGATGGACACCACTCAGAAGAGTCATTACACTATGAAGGGCGAGCTGTGGACATCACCACTTCCGATAGGGAGCGCAGCAAATATGGCATGCTGGCCAGGTTGGCGGTAGAAGCTGGATTTGATTGGGTTTACTATGAGTCCAAAGCTCACATCCATTGCTCTGTTAAAGCAG aaaactCCGTGGCTGCAAAATCCGGTGGTTGCTTCCCTGCCAATGCTAGTGTGTCCTTGGAAGGTGGTGGAACTAAGGCAATAAAGGATCTAAGACCAGGAGATCGAGTGCTAGCAGCCAATGAGGAAGGCAAGCTTGTCTATAGTGACTTCCTCACCTTCTTGGACAAGCAGGAGTCTGAGAAGAAGGTCTTCTATGTAATTGAGACCACTGAACCCAAGAGAAGCATCCGACTAACAGCTGCCCATCTGATCTTTGTGTCACAGAGTCCAGCTAATGGCACTAGGTCTTTCAAGTCTGTTTTTGCCAGCAACATAAAGCCAGGAGATCAGGTGTTCCTAGCTAATCACGAGATGATGGATTTGAAGGTGGTAACAGTGGAGAAGGTCCATCTAGAAGAAGACATTGGAGCCTATGCTCCTGTGACCTCTCATGGAACAGTAGTCATCAATGGGGTCCTGGCCTCTTGTTATGCAGTCATTGAAGAACATAGCTGGGCACACATGGCTTTTGCCCCGCTCAGATTTGCCTTTAAACTTTTCTCCTACTTTTCCTCCAAAGACTACTACAACCCATCTCCCACGTACCTTCATGTTGAAGGCATCCACTGGTACTCACAATTTCTTTATCAATTAGGAACTTGGATCTTGGATAATGACTCTCTTCATCCACTGGGAATGTCAGCGAGGTCCAGTTGA